The DNA region CATATGAGCTACTAATAAAGACTTTGatgaatgatataaaatttcGAACGCCACAAATTCCGACTTCACAGATatagtaaaatgttattatGTAAATCAATGAcgtactgattttttttattggtaacGACGATCTATTTTAGTATCGTGTATCAAAATTTACACAAGTATGCTTAATTCTGAAACACTGTTATTCTAACCAAATTTTATAACTTTTGTTTTAGGGAAACGAAAAAGGTAGGTTTAAACTAAATTCACAAAGTgcttaataaagaaattggGTGCTACTCATTTACTCCAATAAAAAAGATTCACtttcattatgtttttaaaattctgatAATCGGTTTATATTTAATCGTAATTTTGCAAGTTTTGccttttaattttcagaaccCATACATACGAGAATACAGTTGTGAAGTTTGCGTAAAATTTGCTCTCACTCTCAAATACTTGGCAAAACGATTTCATTGTGTTTCCAAATCATATACATGGGGAAATCTCAAACAAATCATCATCTTTGACCAAGAAATCAATCCAATTACGATCGAGATTATCCAATATTCTGGTAGAGCATCGGAATATTTCAAGTTTTCAATGAATGTGGGATTAATGTACATCTTTTTCCTTTATTGTCGATAGGGGTATACGGTTTTGATGTTATATTTGATGAAATGTAGAACATGCATTGATTGTCCCAAAATCAATGGACGAGCGAGGTTTTCCATTAACTGAAGCCATGCACAGGAATTTTAAATTGTGTGGGAGAACTCGTTTTCCAATACTCAGTCACAACTACTGTTACCTGTCCTTCGTACAGTATTTatcaattgatataaaattggtTATCATTAAGGTATCCAGGCATTTTACAAATTATTACAGAATTTTTCAGCAaaaatataatgcaaaaaatccaaaaaagtgataatatatgtaaaacatttaATAGGTACAATGCGGTTTGAACCTTATATCTTGAACCGTGACATTTTGTTGGCTTTGATACCACTGAGCCATATGCTTTAATGAACATTGACATGTAATATAAACACTACACGATTTATTCACTTTTCATATGAATGACTTTTCTCAAAcctatgatacatgtaaatatgatttgCTGATACATTgaatgtatgtatgtataagTTATCGAATATTGCTAAGGATTGGGCAACGTTAACCTACTTGTATATTGACGTAGTTTTATGCTCAATGCATAGTTAATGAAGATATCCagatttcttaattattttgttttgtattagTCTctttgtatactagtatatgtgtGTTCAAAGTTCAGTTAAATTAGAATATACCTCTTTACAAATGATTCATTCTATTGACAGAGTACAGCTTAATGCCTGATTTTCAAACTCCAAACGTGGTATATATTGTGACCTTTTAAAGATGATTTACAGGTCACTTGATCCATAAATCAGATAGTTTATCAAGAACCCTATGTCTGTTTCACCAACGTTTTGAATTTACATTGTGATAGAATGTGTCCTATTGTAAACCTCATCGATTTTATTGGACAAAGAACGCCACACTACATGATTAAACATCTTATTCTAATATTTTGTCTTGTTTAAAACATCTGGTagaaaaataatgcaaaatttTGTTGACTTTGGATTGATAATCCATATTATATCTGAGGTAAACAAGAAGATGCAGACTATTTCATTTTGTCTGCTAAAATATTTGTCAGTGCTTATTTTAGTCTTGGTTTAGATATCATAGATATGAAATCTCGACTTTTGGGCACAACAATCTGTCCTAAGAATTAGTTAGCGCCAGTTGTTCATGAATCTTGGGGATTTCTGTATGTTCAAATAGTTGTattatattaattgaaaatgtattaCTATGTTATTTTGACTGGATGACGACTGTTtttgttaagaaaataaaaacttgcTTTCATCTTTTTGaatgtttgtaaataaaatgtgatttaagaaaaacaatccaattaaaattagactctatacatcttgatcatttttatttctttttttccggggggggagggggggggggggtgggtgttGTTTGGGGggggttgtttgtttttttttggagggggtgtttgtttttattgttgtttttttttttggtcgcTATTTGATCAAACTGTGTGAGAGATCTAAGTTAGATTAAGATATATTGCACACAAAAAAAATGTGTGAATTTTTGACATTGGAAAAGTTTGCACGAGGAAGTTTAATTAATTACGGTATTTAAAAAGACAACCTAGCCCTTTATCATATCAAACTTAATGTTTAGCGATCCATTCAATGAAttacaaagaaattttaaatcatttatacaCGAGGAAGTTAAGATATATCTCCTCCATTCAAacattaaaattctaaatatcacaggAGCAGGTCTATCCGGTTGGTAATttagtaagtacatgtattctaaaTATACTTGCTATTTATACTCTAATGCATAATTACTTAAGTGAATTCTATATCTGGCCTTTTCGTCACTTAGGTTGTTCAAAGTTATGATTAAAATACTTAATGTGGCCGACTTTCCGatgttttcatacatgtatagtacCGTACTTATGAGGACCAATCCTTGTTTTCTTTTAGATGTCgttttgtatatataaaaccTTTGTACAtcaattaacaaattttatttcgagATTTAAGTAAACTTGGTCCGTATATATTAACACAGAACAAGCGTTTTCTGcttattgcataagcaatacatgtccctCCCAGCAACCCTAAATTATTAAAGGAACCTCGTTGTACGTCTATATATTAAATGGGTTTCAAGAAAAAGACAAAGATatttaaacattcatttttcatGAGAAATTATATCGAGAATATCTACAGGAATTTTCACTCATTAAGGGAGAAAGGTCTTCTTGCTGTGGAATAAAACTTACTCCTCGAACTCCACTAATGTATTGGGACTAAGAAGgagcaagggggggggggtcaattcCAGAAACACACACATAAATCAAGATAGTAGTGGTAAAACAGAATTTCAGGTGAGTATGGTCGAAGTAATGATACGTAATATGATATTGAAACAAGTTAATGTGACAAGTTTAACCTTTAACAAATATTTGTGAGTATAAAACAACGTCTCCTCAACAGCAGaaacataaataacaaaatgttaaaatatatattttatatttgcaaCTTGTTTATTTATGTCTCTCTCAAAAGTATTCTCTATTCgatagagatttttttttcaataaggtGGAGGCAAACCAATACACGCAATGTACATTTCATTGGGAATCCTATTTTGTATTTCCTTTAATTAAACTTCTTACTcgtctttagaaaaaaaattggccCGACAGTTAATCTGTCTTCTCTTTCATGCTGTCAATAAAATCTTCCTGTTATTGTAAACTCTTTCAAGAAGTTTTCCGGTCTTTTTTTATGGCAGTTATCGGTATCTATGATATCATCATTCTTTGTTACCCTTTTTTTGCAACTTTTGCTCACCCCTTTCCCTCGTACAACTAGTATTTCGCATGGtgcttattatattattttcatgtgaaacttcttttaaaaagtttatattaaTTAACAGGGAGATAAGATATAAGATAAgatgattttataatatattatatttttgcaACTTTGTCTAACTCAGttatacctacatgtatgtacattttatagtCTTGTGTGATCGTCGTTCAAACTCCCTTGACGGTGTACGAAAACAAAGATAAATTGGAATGAACTGTTTACCATTGGTagcataaaaaaaagttatgaaaattcttcaaaatttagTCAAAGTTTGAGTTATTTACAGCAATTTATCGTTTTAGTTATTTCTTCAAGAAAGACCCACACAATATTGAATGTGAATTTGTTATctctaaataaataaagtacatgtaatttcttatatatgaaatatctaaagtttaaataaagaaataaaattggataaaaatcagTATGAAAGAGTTAACTCCCTTGACCacacagtggcgtcggaagcaaattgaaagaagggggggggggggctagactaattttcagaaatcttgacaagcattAAAAAAACACACTAATTCCCCAAATCaggaaaatcctaatccggggggggggggggtagcataCCTTTGATTTCAACTTATCattatttccatcttttcaaggtaaatttaggaacaactATCTTTGCTCCGCGAAAaagtaaggggggggggggctgaaccctctatgacgctatgtgcctaatggttaggtctaactttgcaaaaaaaaagtgggggctaagcccccgccccccccccccgctcccCTCCCCTCCCTTCCcccagttccgacgcctatATACCGCATCGGCACCAAAATTAACATTTGATCCGCCTCGTACATTTTGTACATCCCTCATTGTACCTCAATCAACTAAGTAATTTATTCAGGTGTtcaacaattaaatatttagaacATAACAAATTCCTGTTGTTGTTTTTCCAAAGGTTCAATCACAGTTCTAGTTCGTCGCTTTTTCCTGTCCGACGTATTACATATTTGGCGAAATTCTACACCGGAAGTTAACCTGTGAAGAAGGTCTTGAACGGAAGTTTTGATAACACGGTATCTTTGTGAAAGGAAGGCCAGCGTTTTTCATCAAAATGGTGAATTGTTTAGTAATCACGGCGATAATATGTGTATTGGTAACAACCGTGGGAACAATAGTGTCTTTTGCAACCCCGAATTGGCTGAGTGTGAGGGTTCCAGCGGGTGTGATGAATAAAAGAGTGGACGTCTGTGATTGTTCCTCCACAGATTGTGATTGTGGGCTGTGGCTCAATTGTCGAGGGGGGCCTTCCTCGGCAGGCTCGCTCAACAACTGCCAGTGGTATTTCGCCAATGAGTTCGCCATTGAAAAAAATCTACCAGGTAACGTTCTCTTTGAAGAAATATTAACTTCATCAATTTACACCGTACTAAAGCATCATCTCATAGTAAATTCTCTTTTGAGAAATGAACAGGCATATACTACTATGCctttccacttctcaaaagagaatacatcTCATAAGCTACTGTAGTTTATTTTTAAGTGAAACTTAAAGTGCAAAGTAGTGATTGAAACTCTTTCAGCTGTGGCTATACCAAATCTCTGCTCAATAGTTTCATGTACAGGGGCTCTGTTGTCGGATactggcgtgcgatcagttgtcaccaagtaccatttctcgccagtacattgtgatgtcatttttcgtatataattttatgtgttgataaaatgacatcacaatgtactggtgagaaatggtacttggcaggaactggtcgcacgccagtagtgcttttattgtttgttgtttctgaagacaaaaattattaaaattggtaatcttaatAATAAGGTTCttatatgtatttctatgtatCACAAAAGTGAATTCAGTGTACTTACATTGAATACAGTATTTCAACATATCCAGATTGAAACAAGCTTTTAGTGGATGTTTCTATTGTGATacacagaaatatatataagaTTACCTATTTTAGTCATGAATTTTTGTCTTGGGGAACAAAAAATAAAGGACCGCACTATCCGACAACCGAGTGGTTACATGTTCTGACTGAAAGTAAGCACTGTAGAGATTCCTGATTTCACTCATTGTCCCCTACTCCTGTCTTTCACCACCATGTTCACGATGATGGGTCTTGCCaaactattttttctttattaacaaTTCGTTCTATTTCATTGTATCTATAAATAAGAAAACCTTTATCCCTTAGACCTAAACTAGCttgataaaaatgattcaatacattttttgtagACATTAGTCATCATGATCCATAGATAAACCAAACTCAAACCAAGTACTTCACACTTTACTACATATGATACAGGAGATATGAAAAAGGAGTCTTGGTGAGAGATACTCTCACCAAGACTCCTTTTTCATCTCGCTTTGATGatgtaacaacaaaaaattacacATTCCTATAAATAAAATATCCCAAGTTCCTTTATTTACATGTCATCTCACTTTATCCATTAAAATTGGTCAGTTGAAGAGATTTTATAAACAATGGGAAGATCTCACATTGTTTAATTCATTTGGATTCCGAAGTTCTAGGAACACTTTGCACAATGCattttgaatgaacattatCATCTGGTTGTACATTTTTATGTCATTTATAATGTTAATGACttgtaaacattaattatttattttttaggtAATTTTAGTTATgctgttaaaaaattaaacctcACGTCCTAATAAATTAGAGGGGTGtttgatataaattaattataataaatcttttcattcttttgattttaattttcataatgacAAACTTTGTTAAGActctaaatataaaataattaagttaaacatgatatggaaacaTCTTGGGACAGCAGTACAATATTTGCATGCAGATTGTTCtaatcatttattaatttttttattgaaaatgcagACCTTCAAAGTATATTAAAGAGGTGACTGCATCATTCATCAAACCATGGTACTGTTATCTGTCCCCAGTGTAAAACAGCCCCCCcgccccccaccccccccccccccccccccccaaataccAGTGAAGTATGTTTTGGCAATTGCGAAATTATATAGATCCCCCTTCACTTTGTATTGGTTGGTTCTAGACTGTCTGATCATTGTATACTGGGCTACTGGGCTACTTGTATACAGTCATGCATGTGtgaatccgggggggggggggggggggggggggggggggatgaaaaaattgCCCTGGTCCTGAATAACTCCCCTCCCCAACCACCCTCTGGCCCCCTTTGGGAAATTTTTAAATCCTGTCTTTTATAgaattagatacatgtatataatgctGTTTTAGGCTTTCAAATATGAAGTTTTGAATTATTCCATTACctctacatgtaaatgtaagtGGTGGTTGTGTGAATTTAATATTCATATCATGTAATGACATGTATGCAGTTTTGCATTTCTTTGCATTTCTTAACTGCacgtaaaaaaataattttcaaggtaattgaaaaaatgtaaataagattATTTCATGTTTCCacaatcatgtatataaaataccaGTCTTCTCAAGATATTTATTACTTTAACTGTCCTAGATGGACTCTTCTTTAGGCCTGTATAAATTTAGAGCATTACttcaatgtatttattcatCGGGCACTGCTAGCTTCATTTTAGAGTTACTACATGTGTCTGTTCTTATCACTGCTCATCAAGACAACTTTTTTAAAGGTCTGTTTTCAGTGTGTACATCCATTTCCAATTACAATGAAGCTCTTGCCTAAGATGAAGCAGCTGTTTTAGTGATTAATTTTTGTAGTTCAATGGCAGGGATTTCTTAGTAACCTCTATAAAAAGCAAACAACTCGATAATGACCCACATATATATCCCCTCTATTATCATACAACTCCCACCCTCAAGAAAATAAGAGGGAGGTCTGGAGTTGGAATTGTTAGATACTGAGTGAACATTTATAAACAAGCAGTTCACAGTTGACTGGAATTCCTTGAGAGAGATCCAAGCAACACTGTCCCTATTGACCCCTGCTATCTAACTCTGATGGAAAATCAGTATGTTTTTGTGTAAACCACGAAATGGTCATGGCTTTTGTTAAAGTGGGTCAATGtgattgtaaatttttataagatttgtACAACTTATATTAGTTTATTTCATAGTATGATGGAAACCACACACCAAGTCTCTTAACCACTGGAAAGTGAAAGCGAtgtaattagataaataatGGAAAAGGATAAAGAGAGAAGGCtttataattagataaataatgGGAAAAAAGATAATGAAAGGCCAACAGATGGGCACTACAGGAATGTCCAAAGTTCCTTCAGGTTCCGCTAACCGagcctaaaaaatttaaactggtttcatgatatacatgtatataaaaatcttTCTGTATTGTAGTTTATTATATATGTGTAACAGACCTGGTATGTCTTTGAAGTGTTTGTAACAGTATTTTATGGTTATAATTTGTAGACTGGTTCAAGGCCGTGCAGGGCTTGATGTCGTGTGCTGTAGCCAGCTCCATGCTCTCCCTCCTGATTGGACTATTCTCTCTCTGCTGGAGCTCCAAGGGATGTAACCCATACCAAGCCACCGGAGCCTTTGCCaatcttacatgtatgtatacaggGGAAGATCATTTCtttgttatttataataaaGCATCTAACAAATGTAGCATGAACATGAGAGGTAGAGAAGTCAACATCATGGCTTACTGTCTGTCTCTGTTGAGAGGCCCCTGTCGCAATTTGAAATGAGTGCCTGCTTTCCTAAATGTTAATGAGGGGGCTTTGAACAAGCATAGTATCTACATGAATAGTGAAAGAGGCAACATCTAGGCTTACCGCTGGACCATGCTGTGCAGAAACAATTTACTGCTGGTCAGAATCATGTAAAGTTAAACTGCTTGATCAAgtttttgtaagattttattgGAAAATTTAAGATGTTTTTATGTTGGGTAACTCGGATAAACACCTACATGAAGTGAAGGGTACATTTTCATGGTCTGCATAAACCAAATAAGCCATGCTCAAGTAACTACCTCCAACATTCGTTATTAGTCATAATTATCAAACGAATCATATTactgtttaatttttagaaTATACAGAATTTAAAATATCGGAGAAAGACAGATTATTGCTTGAAAATGTAAGAagtacctaccggtacatatataattttgtatatataaaaagataGCCCTTGGTAGAACACCTGTTATAATCATTGCcctttttatatacataaaacCCAATCCTTGTCCTCTACTACATACAAATCGAATAGCCAGTATCATAATTACTGTTCCAGTTAGTTTCAAAGTAAGGTGGTAGATAATGAACAGATTCTTACAAATGAATTTTGGAGTAAGTGATTTGTGAAATGGGTCCAGTTTCAGATGCCCGAGCTGACAGTCTCCTGTTTTCGTGTCCTTCAGTCTGTTTTGTTTGTGTTGAGGTCTGTGGTTTACTGAGGCACTCTGTGTCAATATATCTATTGTTAAGGCATGACACATTGTTCTGTGTTTCATTTCcttcataaaatcataataaCACCTAGCgcaggtacatgtacacaggTATTTATACAGGTAATAGTCTGCAGTGAtcattactgtaaattcctaattatacgcgaggaattaatatccgcgtaaaatcgcgagaagcccgtctcgcgaattctaaaatctcgcttttaattttaggAGACATGtgaactacatgaaactatgatgaAATTTCgccattcgcgattttatgttctcgcgatttgatggcaaatcgttgaatcgcggaattaagtactcgcataaaataaggaatctacagtacttaTCTATACCACATGGAActaataaacataattatatatataaagaaatgatAGTATATAGTAACACAATCtgaatgaaaatgataattaactTGATCAAGTCTATGGAtgcttttctttattattttatccAAAGCATTGTGTGTTTGATGTCCAAGAGAATGGTTTAGGGAATTACAAAACCCAACAAAATGTATCTCACATCAAATCATcagcatttttttatatactgaTACTCAGTACCTCTTTTCATGACATGACATCATCATAGTATTATAATTAATCATCATGATTGTCAACGTGTGATATCCAAtgaatatcaaaaataatttaatatcataGTTTATATCCATA from Crassostrea angulata isolate pt1a10 chromosome 7, ASM2561291v2, whole genome shotgun sequence includes:
- the LOC128193224 gene encoding uncharacterized protein LOC128193224 produces the protein MVNCLVITAIICVLVTTVGTIVSFATPNWLSVRVPAGVMNKRVDVCDCSSTDCDCGLWLNCRGGPSSAGSLNNCQWYFANEFAIEKNLPDWFKAVQGLMSCAVASSMLSLLIGLFSLCWSSKGCNPYQATGAFANLTFLLLAVAISLFGAKAYLENKAEVLTDKSRDTDHILLFGWSFWVAVGSTALSLIASILYFCVGRNEEEYN